In Crinalium epipsammum PCC 9333, the genomic window TTTGGGAAAGTTCCAGATATAGCCATTTTTCACCATGCCAAACTCAAAGTGAATAACTGGGCTATTACCTGCTGGTGCGGGAGTTTCCACCTCCAAAGCGCCAGCAAATCGGCGTTTGCGTTCCTTAAAACCTAGCAACTTTGCCATTGGTCCCTTAGCGCCATCTGCGGCAATTACATAGCGACCTGCAACTGCACCATTAGCTGTATTTACCTGCCAGTGGTCACTCTTGAACTCAATACCTGTAACTTCTGTACTGTCCCGCAGTTCAGCGCCCTGTTTTTGTGCTTGTTGGATAATAAAGTGGTCAAAAATATCCCGCCGTACCATCCAAATAGGTTCTTTGGTTTCCAGTTGTACTTTCACTGGATCTTCCATATTCCAGGTATAGCGAATTACATCTGCTTTAACAGAAATAGCAGGACTAAAGTCAAAGTCAAACCACTCAGCAACAATAGGAGATACCCCACCGCCACAAGGTTTATATCGAGGTAAAACTTCTTTTTCTAGAACTACAACAGAATGTCCCTGTTTCGCCAAATGATACGCAGCAGTTCCGCCTGCTGGTCCAGCACCAACAATAATGCAATCAAACATCACGCTTAAAAGTTTTAGTTTATCAACGTTAGACTATCAGGCAATAGCAATAAAGCGCAAACTTGATTAGCTTGACTTGAAGCTATATATAGAAATTACGCTTTCCTAGAACAGCATCAGAATCGTCTGGTGATGGGGAAATAGGGATATTAAGAGAAAAAGTTGATATATTTTGCTGTTAGCTTCTTGTAGCTTAAAATTACTGCGAAATTCTCATCTATTTATTTGCTTCATTAAGCTAATAAATTTTAGTGTATAAACATTCCTACTCTAGTTTTTGATCCGCAAAGTTGAAAACATTACTTACACTAAGAAGCGATGCACTTGTGTACATCGCTTTCTATTTTTTCGGGAAAGACGCACCCATAAATTTTTTCTGATTTAAGCGCAGAATAAATCTTTGCGCTGATAGTTAAATATAATTTTTTAAAACAACAGCAACATACAAACTAGACTCGCTAAGGAATTTTCACCAATTTGCTGATCAGACGCAGAGTTGCACCAACTTTGGAGTTGATTTGCATAGCTCCCTATCTACTAGCTTAGAAAATATCAGCCTTCTTGCCGATGCTGCTGTTGTTGTTTAATGAGACAGATGCTAGGTTAAACAGCGTTTTTTACCTCTTAACTAAACATTTACCATCGCTGTAGTAATCTGTCAGAGAAGCTTGTTAGCTTCAATTTCTAATTTAGCACTCTAGTTTAAAAATCCCAAAAACTGCAAATAAAGTTCACAATTAAATAGCAAATGTTCTTAACATTTTGAGATAAATTAAGTAGCGATCCCCGAAATTACCTGATTTAGTTAGCTTGCTCTTATAAAAGCTTAGTTTACTTCCCTTTATAAAACTACAAATATTAATTTTGAAACTTTAACTAACCCTAGTAACTATACTTAGCATCACTGCAATAAATAAGAAGTGAAATTTTCTGGTTTTAGGAAAGGGTGCATCAAGAGATTTGATAGTTGGCTAATAAATCCTTACATACAACCTTTCCCATAGTTTTAGTGCATAAAGTGGCGAATACCAGTAAATACCATCACTAAACCCAGTTCATTCGCGGCTTTAATTGAATCTTGGTCACGCAAACTACCTCCTGGCTGGACAATAGCCGCAATGCCAGCCGCCGCCGCAGTGCGTACAGAATCATCAAATGGGAAAAAACCATCACTGGCAAGAATAGTGCCCTTAGCTTCCTCTCCAGCCTGTTCTAAGGCAATTTTAACTGAGCCGACCCGATTCATTTGACCAGCACCAACACCTAACGTAGTGCGATCGCCACTCACGACAATAGCATTCGA contains:
- a CDS encoding geranylgeranyl reductase family protein; protein product: MFDCIIVGAGPAGGTAAYHLAKQGHSVVVLEKEVLPRYKPCGGGVSPIVAEWFDFDFSPAISVKADVIRYTWNMEDPVKVQLETKEPIWMVRRDIFDHFIIQQAQKQGAELRDSTEVTGIEFKSDHWQVNTANGAVAGRYVIAADGAKGPMAKLLGFKERKRRFAGALEVETPAPAGNSPVIHFEFGMVKNGYIWNFPKADGYSIGIGTFKGGEGQDFKKILTEYSNKMFGVDINTNKQYGHPLCLWDGEQKLHTQNAVLAGEAACVVDPFTAEGIRPSMFSGLKAFEAIHQALSGDRNALEKYTEVMNNEWGADMKWAQRIAGAFYQFPKIGYKVGVKMPRATNTMAKILSGDLRYSDVAGKAVKRLSSGLIPGFGG